CTCCCCCGTCGGGCCGGCCCGAAGGCCAACGATCAACCTTCACCCACACCTGCCGGACGGGTCCAATTTCCGCTTCCATAACCTTGGGGCATGGATGTCGACACCCGGCTGCTGCGCAGCTTCGCCGCGGTCTGCGAGGAGGGGCAGCTGACGGCCGCCGCGGCCCGGCTGTTCGTCTCGCAGCCGACGCTGACCAAGCAGATCCGCCAGCTGGAGACGCTGCTCGGGGTCGAGCTGTTCGAGCGCTCGCGGCGCGGCATGGCGCCCACCCCGGCCGGCCGGGCGCTGGCCGAGTACACCGGGGCGATGCTGGCCGGCTGGGACGACGCGCTGCGCGCCACCAGGGCCGCCGCCGCCGAGCAGGTGGCGACGCTGCGGGTGGGATTCGAGGGTGGCATCATCAACCTGATGTCCCGGCGCACGGTGGCCGACTTCACCCGGCGGATGCCCGGCTGGCAGGTGGAGCTGCGGCAGAACAACTGGTTCGACCCGACCTCGGGCCTGGCGACCGGCGAGATCGACCTCACGCTCTGGCACGCCCCGCCGTACCTGTCCGCGCAGTACAACGTCGCCGTCCTCGGCCAGGAGCGGCGGGTCGCGGCGCTGCCCGCCGGGCACCGGCTGGCCGCGCGCTCCGAGCTGAGCTTCGAGGACCTGCTGGACGAGCCGTTCGTGGCGATTCCGCACGAGGCCGGGCACTGGCGCGACTACTGGCTGGCGGCCCACGAGCGGGGCGGGCGTCCGGTGCGGATCGGCGCGGTGGCGCACAACACCGACGAGTGGCTGGCCGCCGTGGTGTGCGGCCAGGGGATCGGTTTCGCAC
The nucleotide sequence above comes from Streptomyces kaniharaensis. Encoded proteins:
- a CDS encoding LysR family transcriptional regulator, producing the protein MDVDTRLLRSFAAVCEEGQLTAAAARLFVSQPTLTKQIRQLETLLGVELFERSRRGMAPTPAGRALAEYTGAMLAGWDDALRATRAAAAEQVATLRVGFEGGIINLMSRRTVADFTRRMPGWQVELRQNNWFDPTSGLATGEIDLTLWHAPPYLSAQYNVAVLGQERRVAALPAGHRLAARSELSFEDLLDEPFVAIPHEAGHWRDYWLAAHERGGRPVRIGAVAHNTDEWLAAVVCGQGIGFAPETMSRLAARDDVAYRPVRGLSPSQVGLYWPKDRELTPAMAAFVRSCRATVGFGVRS